A single genomic interval of Falco cherrug isolate bFalChe1 chromosome 8, bFalChe1.pri, whole genome shotgun sequence harbors:
- the LOC102049848 gene encoding sulfate transporter-like, with translation MAACSPALAMEDTSSQKSGQSKDALGSVTPEETPANFIHVKLEEYEPSGFSTKELILQKAREVCTCNHQTIITFFCRLFPVLDWLPCYNVKTQLLGDVISGLLVGIVAVPQSISYSLLASQDPIYGIYTNFFCNIIYVAMATSRHNSVGSFGVLCLMIGQSVNRHLQQAGYSDDNAGSLVVGNSTSSTNGTGACDRSCYAITVALSLSFLVGLYQILLGVLQLGFVAVYLSEPLLSGFVTGSSLTIITSQMKYLLGLKIPRHEGVGSFILTWVDLFRYIQNTNICDLVTSLVALAVIVPVKEVNERYKEKMKAPFPIELLVVIVATVISYYCNFEERYKSAVCGEIPTGFRKPTLPDINLFSSLAVDALPIAVIGFAMTVSLAEIFGKKHGYAVRANQEMIAIGMCNLIPSFFYCFASSAALTKTLLKESTGTQTQVSGLVTSLVLLLVLLWIAPLFHSLQTSILGVVTIVNLRGGLRKFHDTPSMWQLSKLDTVVWWATMLSSTLITTEIGLLMGVCFALLCIIFRTQRPRATLLGKVSNTEIYEDQSTYKQLSSIANIKIFRFESSLYYANKEYFKTVLYQKTGVNPTLLAAKHQRVGAQASTDTGNSKSFFGTRCDCLKQAKKRAEKPPADACPPSTDMHTLILDCRAMQFIDTVGLSALKETRHDYKEIGVQVLLANCNPSVRHRLREGGWAGEMDSGGQLAFHSVHAAVQFAEWWYHEQQEESKEKKGALPHPDNLNFQVSL, from the exons ATGGCTGCCTGTTCTCCTGCCTTAGCAATGGAGGACACATCAAGCCAGAAGTCAGGGCAAAGCAAAGACGCGCTGGGCTCCGTAACGCCAGAAGAGACTCCTGCCAATTTTATACATGTCAAATTGGAGGAGTATGAGCCTTCAGGCTTCAGCACCAAGGAATTAATCCTACAGAAAGCCAGAGAGGTCTGCACATGCAATCATCAAACCATCATCACCTTCTTCTGTCGGCTGTTTCCAGTGCTGGACTGGCTTCCCTGTTACAATGTCAAGACGCAGTTGCTTGGGGATGTCATATCTGGGCTCCTGGTGGGGATAGTTGCCGTCCCTCAGTCCATTTCCTACTCCCTCTTAGCCAGCCAGGATCCCATCTACGGCATCTACACCAACTTCTTCTGCAATATCATTTACGTTGCTATGGCCACTTCGCGCCATAACTCTGTGGGCTCCTTCGGTGTCCTGTGCCTGATGATCGGGCAGTCTGTGAACCGGCACCTCCAGCAAGCAGGGTACAGTGACGACAACGCTGGCTCTTTGGTGGTGGGCAACTCGACCTCCTCCACTAATGGGACAGGTGCCTGCGACAGGAGCTGCTACGCCATCACTGTGGCCCTTTCCTTAAGCTTTCTGGTTGGTCTTTACCAG ATCCTGCTGGGGGTTTTGCAGCTGGGCTTTGTGGCTGTCTACCTGTCAGAACCTCTCCTCAGTGGCTTTGTGACTGGCTCCAGCCTCACCATTATCACCTCCCAGATGAAGTATCTCCTGGGACTGAAAATCCCTCGTCATGAAGGAGTGGGGTCCTTCATCCTGACATGGGTTGACCTTTTCAGATACATTCAGAACACGAACATCTGTGACCTGGTCACCAGCCTGGTTGCTTTGGCCGTCATAGTGCCTGTCAAAGAGGTCAATGAGCGGTATAAGGAGAAGATGAAGGCCCCGTTCCCCATAGAGCTGCTGGTGGTCATTGTAGCCACAGTAATATCTTACTACTGCAACTTTGAAGAGCGATACAAGTCTGCTGTTTGTGGGGAGATCCCCACTGGTTTCAGGAAACCCACTCTACCAGATATAAACCTGTTCTCCAGCCTGGCAGTTGATGCTCTGCCCATTGCTGTTATCGGTTTTGCCATGACCGTCTCCCTGGCGGAAATCTTTGGCAAAAAGCATGGCTACGCTGTCCGTGCCAACCAAGAGATGATTGCTATCGGCATGTGCAACCTGATCCCTTCTTTCTTCTACTGCTTTGCCAGTTCTGCAGCCCTGACCAAGACTCTGCTGAAGGAGTCCACGGGGACCCAGACCCAGGTCTCTGGCCTGGTCAcctccctggtgctgctgctggtgctgctgtggaTCGCCCCACTTTTCCACTCGCTGCAGACCTCCATCTTGGGGGTGGTCACCATTGTCAACCTGCGGGGGGGGCTGAGGAAGTTCCATGACACCCCCAGCATGTGGCAGCTCAGCAAGCTGGACACGGTGGTGTGGTGGGCAACCATGCTGTCCTCCACACTGATCACCACGGAGATCGGGCTCCTCATGGGcgtctgctttgctctgctttgtaTCATCTTTCGCACGCAGAGACCCAGGGCCACGCTGCTGGGCAAGGTCAGCAACACGGAAATCTATGAGGACCAGTCCACTTACAAGCAGCTCAGCAGTATTGCCAACATCAAAATCTTCCGCTTCGAGTCGTCCCTCTACTATGCCAACAAGGAATATTTCAAGACTGTTCTCTACCAAAAAACTGGGGTAAATCCTACCCTGCTGGCCGCTAAGCACCAAAGGGTGGGGGCCCAGGCAAGTACAGACACAGGCAACAGCAAGAGCTTTTTTGGCACCAGGTGTGACTGCCTGAAACAGGCCAAGAAAAGGGCTGAGAAGCCTCCAGCAGATGCCTGTCCTCCCTCCACAGACATGCACACCTTAATCCTTGACTGTAGGGCAATGCAGTTTATAGACACTGTGGGTCTCTCTGCGCTGAAGGAGACACGTCATGACTATAAGGAGATTGGTGTCCAGGTGCTCCTGGCCAACTGCAACCCATCCGTCCGCCACCGGCTCCGAGAGGGTGGCTGGGCTGGCGAGATGGACAGTGGTGGCCAGCTGGCTTTCCACAGCGTCCATGCAGCAGTGCAGTTTGCTGAATGGTGGTACcatgagcagcaggaggagagcaaggagaaaaagggTGCTCTCCCGCACCCCGACAACCTGAACTTTCAGGTGTCTTTGTAG